One segment of Patescibacteria group bacterium DNA contains the following:
- the nusG gene encoding transcription termination/antitermination protein NusG yields the protein MAKQTLQLGRRWYVIHTYSGLEEAVEHNLKQRIESMDMEDKIFNVIIPKEKKIRIKNGKRKIVEEKIYPGYVLVEMIVTDDSWYVVRNTPHVTGFVGSGNTPTPVSEEEVKSLQKRMGVNEPEFQIDIAAGDPVRIVDGPFKNMEGKVEEIDETRGKIKVMINMFGRETPVELDFLQIKKI from the coding sequence ATGGCCAAACAAACATTGCAACTTGGCAGACGCTGGTATGTCATCCACACCTACTCCGGTCTGGAGGAAGCCGTGGAGCACAACCTCAAACAGCGTATTGAATCCATGGACATGGAAGACAAAATCTTCAATGTCATAATCCCCAAAGAGAAAAAAATCCGCATCAAAAACGGCAAAAGAAAAATCGTGGAAGAAAAAATCTACCCCGGCTACGTGCTGGTGGAGATGATTGTTACCGATGATTCCTGGTATGTGGTGCGCAACACGCCGCACGTTACCGGCTTTGTCGGCTCCGGCAACACCCCGACTCCCGTCTCCGAAGAGGAAGTCAAGTCCCTGCAGAAACGCATGGGTGTTAACGAACCGGAATTCCAAATTGATATCGCCGCCGGCGACCCGGTCAGAATTGTGGACGGACCATTCAAGAATATGGAAGGAAAAGTTGAGGAAATAGACGAGACCAGAGGCAAGATCAAAGTCATGATCAATATGTTCGGACGCGAAACGCCGGTAGAATTGGACTTTTTGCAAATTAAGAAAATTTAA
- the rplK gene encoding 50S ribosomal protein L11: MAKKIKTIIKLQIPGGAANPAPPVGPALGQHGLNIAEFCQRFNAASQDRQGEITPVEITVYEDRSYDFILKIAPASALIKKAIGLEKGSGKSLKEKVGKITKKQIREVAEKKLPDLNTTSVEAAMKTIEGTCKQMGVEVVD, translated from the coding sequence ATGGCTAAAAAGATCAAGACAATCATCAAACTGCAAATCCCCGGCGGGGCAGCCAATCCAGCGCCTCCGGTCGGCCCGGCTTTGGGCCAGCACGGCCTTAATATCGCCGAATTCTGCCAAAGATTCAACGCGGCCAGCCAAGATCGCCAAGGTGAAATCACTCCGGTAGAAATCACGGTTTATGAAGACCGCTCCTATGATTTCATCCTGAAAATCGCTCCAGCTTCCGCTTTAATCAAAAAAGCCATCGGCCTGGAAAAAGGTTCCGGCAAATCCCTTAAGGAGAAAGTCGGCAAAATCACCAAAAAACAAATCCGCGAAGTGGCCGAAAAGAAACTGCCTGATTTAAATACTACCAGTGTTGAAGCTGCCATGAAAACCATTGAAGGCACCTGCAAACAAATGGGCGTGGAAGTCGTAGATTAA
- the rplA gene encoding 50S ribosomal protein L1: MKKVDHKPSKRFLAAKELVDTKKSYPISEAVELAKKTSTVKFDASVEVHVNLGINPKKTEQQVRSSAALPNGTGKSIKVAVISTNGDQIKAAKTSGADLSGDQDLVNEIKTGKINFDVLVATPEAMKLLAPIAKILGPKGLMPNPKDGTVTNNVAEAVINLKKGKVTFKNDDSGNIHVAIGRSSFETAQLAENYQAFIDALSKAKPAAAKGTFIKSVTLSTAMGPGIKVNLQ, from the coding sequence ATGAAAAAAGTAGATCACAAGCCATCCAAAAGATTTTTGGCGGCTAAGGAACTGGTAGACACCAAAAAGTCCTACCCCATCAGCGAAGCCGTTGAGTTGGCCAAAAAAACCTCAACCGTCAAATTTGACGCGTCAGTGGAAGTCCATGTCAACCTGGGAATCAACCCCAAAAAAACCGAACAGCAGGTCAGAAGTTCAGCCGCTCTGCCTAACGGCACCGGCAAATCAATTAAAGTGGCTGTTATTTCCACTAACGGCGATCAAATCAAAGCTGCCAAAACTTCCGGAGCCGACCTGTCCGGCGATCAAGATCTGGTTAACGAAATCAAAACCGGAAAAATCAACTTTGATGTTCTGGTGGCTACACCTGAAGCCATGAAACTTTTGGCACCGATCGCTAAAATTCTTGGACCCAAGGGCCTGATGCCTAATCCTAAGGATGGCACCGTTACCAATAATGTGGCCGAAGCTGTAATCAACTTGAAAAAGGGCAAGGTTACTTTCAAAAACGACGACAGCGGCAACATTCATGTGGCTATCGGCCGTTCCTCGTTTGAAACCGCTCAGCTGGCAGAAAACTATCAGGCCTTCATAGACGCCCTTAGTAAAGCCAAACCCGCCGCCGCCAAAGGCACTTTTATCAAAAGCGTGACTCTTTCCACAGCTATGGGCCCCGGCATCAAGGTTAATTTACAATAA